One region of Streptococcus salivarius genomic DNA includes:
- the serB gene encoding phosphoserine phosphatase SerB: MSEVKGLLVMDVDSTLVQEEVIDLLGEEAGVGQEVAEITERAMRGELDFRQALNERVATLKGLPESIFDKVYARIHFNKGAKKLVDELHARGFKVGLVSGGFHETVDRLAAEAGIDYVKANHLEVVDGVLTGKVYGEIVTKDVKVAKLKDWASENGLELSQTIAMGDGANDLPMIKTAGIGIAFCAKPIVREQAPYQITEPDLYKVIEILDEVKK; encoded by the coding sequence ATGTCAGAAGTTAAAGGTTTATTAGTTATGGACGTAGATTCAACGCTAGTCCAAGAAGAAGTTATCGATTTATTGGGAGAAGAAGCAGGCGTTGGTCAAGAAGTTGCTGAAATCACAGAGCGTGCCATGCGTGGAGAATTGGATTTTAGACAGGCCTTAAATGAGCGTGTAGCGACCCTCAAGGGATTGCCAGAGAGTATATTTGATAAGGTCTATGCTCGTATTCATTTCAACAAAGGAGCCAAGAAACTTGTGGATGAACTTCACGCCCGTGGCTTTAAGGTAGGCTTGGTTTCTGGAGGCTTCCATGAGACTGTGGATAGACTAGCAGCTGAAGCAGGAATCGATTATGTCAAGGCTAATCACCTAGAGGTTGTTGATGGTGTCTTAACTGGTAAGGTTTATGGTGAGATTGTCACCAAAGATGTCAAGGTAGCCAAACTCAAGGATTGGGCGTCAGAAAATGGTCTCGAACTCTCGCAAACCATTGCAATGGGTGACGGTGCCAATGATTTGCCTATGATTAAGACAGCTGGCATTGGTATCGCCTTTTGTGCCAAACCAATTGTCCGTGAACAAGCTCCCTACCAAATCACAGAACCAGATTTGTATAAGGTAATCGAGATTTTGGATGAGGTCAAGAAATAG